One part of the Peromyscus leucopus breed LL Stock chromosome 19, UCI_PerLeu_2.1, whole genome shotgun sequence genome encodes these proteins:
- the Txnl4a gene encoding thioredoxin-like protein 4A isoform X3, which translates to MSYMLPHLHNGWQVDQAILSEEDRVVVIRFGHDWDPTCMKMDEVLYSIAEKKWKIVGDLSHLV; encoded by the exons ATGTCGTACATGCTCCCGCATCTGCACAATGGCTGGCAGGTAGACCAGGCCATCCTTTCCGAGGAGGACCGCGTGGTCGTCATTCGCTTCGGACACGACTGGGACCCCACTTGCATGAAGATGGACGAGGTTCTGTACAGCATCGCCGAAAAG AAATGGAAGATAGTGGGAGATCTTTCTCATCTTGTATGA